A single region of the Lotus japonicus ecotype B-129 chromosome 4, LjGifu_v1.2 genome encodes:
- the LOC130712273 gene encoding uncharacterized protein LOC130712273: MNGRVKAAGLESFMICNLPSVDKAMLSAVVERWNPDMSSFHMSFGEMSITLDDVDSLLHIPVTWIFFTLANSTRDEVVVVLVNELGITHAKVEDEARLCNGSYARYTWLEKLVENMVTYKRTKTTASAFLL, from the coding sequence ATGAATGGAAGGGTTAAAGCAGCTGGTCTTGAGAGTTTCATGATATGCAATCTACCCTCGGTGGATAAGGCCATGTTGTCGGCAGTTGTGGAGAGATGGAATCCGGATATGTCATCTTTTCATATGTCGTTCGGGGAGATGAGTATCACCCTAGATGATGTGGATTCATTGCTACATATCCCTGtcacgtggattttttttacTCTCGCAAATTCGACTCGAGATGAAGTTGTTGTTGTGTTGGTCAATGAGCTTGGTATTACCCATGCTAAGGTTGAAGACGAGGCTCGCTTGTGCAATGGATCGTATGCTCGTTATACATGGCTTGAGAAGTTGGTTGAGAACATGGTCACATACAAAAGAACGAAGACAACTGCTAGCGCATTCTTGCTGTAA